tcatttccaagaagtggcactattcggatacctcctcacatgttatgttctcctgatacaaagtcggattttcaggtttctgatcgaaaaatcggcaatgtatcaggagaacatgacgtcataggaggtattcctgccacttctaggaaaatgacgtcacttccaagaatcgccgaaattccaggaattctcgatgacgtcatttccaggaagtggcactattcggatacctcctcatatgttatgttctcctgatacattgccgatttttcgaccaaaatcttgaaaatccaagTTTGATGACGTCACAGGGGTTCTTGATAATTCCAGAAAtttttgatgacgtcatttccaagaagtggcactattcggatacctcctatgacgtcatgttctcctgatacattgtcgatttttcgaagaaaatcttgaaaatccgactttgtaacaggagaacataacatatgaggaggtatccgaatagtgccacttcctggaaatgacgtcatcgaaaattcctggaattttggcAATTCtgagaaatgacgtcattttcctagaagtggcaagcatacctcctatgacgtcatgttctcctgatacattgtcgatttttcgaagaaaatcttgaaaatccgactttgtaacaggagaacataacatatgaggaggtatccgaatagtgccacttcctggaaatgacgtcatcgaaaattcctggaattttggcAATTCtgagaaatgacgtcattttcctagaagtggcaagcatacctcctatgacgtcatgttctcctgatacattgtcgatttttggaaatgttggtcgaaaaatcggcaatgtatcaggagaacatgacgtcataggaggtatccgaatagtgccacttcttagaaatgacgtcatcaagaattcctggaattaccaagaacccctgtgacgtcatcaaacttggattttcgagattttggtcgaaaaatcggcaatgtatcaggagaacataacatatgaggaggtatccgaatagtgccacttcttggaaatgacgtcatcgagaattcctggaatttcggcgattcttggatgtgacgtcattttccaggaaccGCCAAGTTTCAGTGATTTTTCTATCGGAAACCCGATtttcggactttgtatcaggagaacatgatgtgcgaggaggtatccgaagtAAGCGCGGGAAATTCAAGTTAATTTACGAAAATGAGAATGAAAAAGGACCAGAGTGGAATAAATTGAAGGTAAATAATAAAACTTGTGCATCTATCTTGAAATAATTTGTTTATTCAATGATATTAATGaagtatacaatatatattacAATTAAATGTTAGTTCGAAATGTGTTATATTACAATTTTCCTTATTTTAGGTATTATAATCAATTAtgctaaatcatattatactgcGGAATGTAACAATGTAATTAAGAGTAATGTAAAatgatatataataattaatatatttcttttctatCCCGAAAGGTATATTTCTCAATTTGGGAAATCATTGATCGAGGCGATTTCTgaagttttattaatttttcaaagtgtaTCGCTCTTTCTTCGACTATGCCATCGATGATAGAATGAGAAATACGATTAGATAATAAATATTCTTTAAAATATGTGTATATTTGTACCGAGCGCGCATTCGCTCTATGGTAACGTGGTGGAGTGTTGGCGAAGGCAGCGTTCGACTTTCTGGATCCAACTTTGCCCACCGTTGGAAGAAGCGTGCAACGTTTTCATCTATTTCCGTAGATGGCGGTATCCGATGTGATATAAGTTCCAGAAGAGTTTCCTCTCTACCGCACTACCTCCGCCACGTTCTGTTTACAGTACTGCGGTCGCGTCCATCATCATCCCTAGGTAGTAGGTACGTTTCCCCGCTCCTTCCGTTTAGTATTATTATGTCCCGCACGATCCGTTGGTGATGTTCGGAGGCGTGGTGCGTTCGCATGTTCTCGAAGGCTGTTTCGCGTGACGATTGATCCGGATAGTGGCGATCGTGCCGACGATACGCAGCGATGATTACGTTGCGTTACGCGACGATCTGTGTCCTCGCGGTGGCTGCCGTGCTCGGTGTAAACGCTCTCCACGCGAAGGATCCGCTGGCTCATCACGGACGATGCGAGCCGATCACGATCAATTTGTGCATGAACATCCCGTACAACGAGACGATCATGCCGAATCTGATGAACCACCAGAAGCAAGAGGACGCCGGGCAGGAGGTCCACCAGTTTGCGCCCCTGGTTAAAATGAAGTGCAGCCCCGACCTGCGTTTCTTCCTCTGCACCGTGTACGCGCCTGTCTGCACGATCCTCGACAGGGCTATACCGCCGTGCAGGTCGTTGTGCGAAAGCGCACGGGCCGGTTGCGAGCGTCTGATGAACAGTTTCGGGTTCGACTGGCCCGAGAATCTCGATTGTTCGAAATTGCCCGAGAACGGTGGCACGGATCTCTGCGTGGGTCACAACGAGACCACGCCGCCAGAACCGTCGCCATCGGAGTACCCGCCACCGCGTATGCCAGTGGCAGAGTTTCAACCCTCGTGGACGGGAGGGCCGAAATCGTACGGCAGCGGGTTCATGCTCGGCGCCAGGGACTTTGGCTTCGTTTGCCCGATGCAGTTCAAGGTCCCGCACGAGCTCGGCTACTCGCTGAAGGTCGGCGACAAAGTCGAGTCGAATTGCGGTGCACCTTGCGACGGGATGTTTTTCACCGAGATGGAACGGCGATTCTCGAGGATCTGGGTCGGCACTTGGGCGTCCGTTTGCGCGGCTTCTTGCTTCTTCACGTTCTTGACGTTTCTCATTGACACCGATAGATTCAGGTAAAAACAATGATCATTGTATTCGCGTTGATGCATACGATAGACGTATTAGCATAATGTAGAAAGATTAGGAGGAGTCATGCACTGGTACATAACCACGTACAGGGTGTCCGTTTCGACGCTGCCCTACTTAAACGGAAATAGATATCGAAAACTCGAAATCTTTTTACCTCCTTCCACTGCAGAAAAACTTGTAACTGTGTCGAATAACTTTTGAAAGAACCATTCGATACCCTTTAATTTCTTGGGAGAGTCATCGTGACATTCGATTAAAATAGACACCCTGTATAGAGCTCCGATCTTCAAATTAGAACAAGGAATTTAATTAGTTTTAATAACTAAATGTAGGTGCATATAACATAGCATTACAAATCCACTGTACAACACACGTATTAATTGCTATATTATACGCGCTATTTCTTTTCAATATTGAATATTCATATAAATAATCATTTAGAATTCATTGCACACGTGTCATTTTGCATTTAGGTATCCTGAAAGGCCAATCATCTTTTTGTCAGTGTGTTATCTGATGGTTGCATTGGCATATGTAATTGGATGGGCTGCTGGCAATTCTATTGCATGCAGAGAACCATTCCCACCTCCTTTAGATATGAGAATTCAAATGGCGTCAACGATAACTCAAGGCACCAAGCACGAACTGTGCACAGTGCTTTTTATGATACTCTACTTCTTCGGGATGGCATCCAGTATCTGGTGGGTCATCCTAACATTGACATGGTTCCTAGCTGCTGGGCTAAAATGGGGCCACGAAGCCATAGAAGCTAATTCACAGTATTTTCATTTAGCCGCTTGGGCTGCACCAGCAATAAAAACTGTTACAATCCTTGCAATGGGGAAAGTGGAAGGTAAACTGCTGAAAATGTTCTACCGGTAATCATGGTGAGAAGAGTGCAACATTTTTTCATGGATTTTTGATACAAatattttgcatttacattccttaatcAACTCGTTTTAAACGGAATTGTTATACACTCGAATTACTACGCAAGACAATCCATTTTGCTTATTTCTAAGAATAACCATCAAAATATGTGCACTCGCTCGTTAGGCAGCACCGCGAAGGTGCGTGACGCAATTTATGACATTGATAATTAATACTTCACATTATTCTCGTAGGAGATATATTGTCTGGGGTTTGTTACGTGGGTCTGTGGAACGTCGAAGCGCTGCGGGGATTCGTACTGGCACCATTATGCGTATATCTTATCCTTGGAACTGCCTTCTTGTTAGCCGGCTTCGTATCTCTTTTCCGTATACGTACAGTTATGAAGCACGACGGCACAAAGACTGACAAACTAGAAAAGTTGATGATACGTATCGGGATATTTTCTGTATTATACATAGTTCCTGCACTGATCGTCATCGCTTGTCTTTTCTACGAGCAAGCCTATTTCGACCAATGGATGCTGACTTGGAATATGGAGATGTGTTCCAAACCCGGGCCGCAGTCTTTGTATTCCATGCCGTGTCCCGTTGGCGAGCGCACACGCGACGTTGGTAAGCGACCTGAATTCGaag
This is a stretch of genomic DNA from Xylocopa sonorina isolate GNS202 chromosome 8, iyXylSono1_principal, whole genome shotgun sequence. It encodes these proteins:
- the Fz gene encoding frizzled class receptor; its protein translation is MITLRYATICVLAVAAVLGVNALHAKDPLAHHGRCEPITINLCMNIPYNETIMPNLMNHQKQEDAGQEVHQFAPLVKMKCSPDLRFFLCTVYAPVCTILDRAIPPCRSLCESARAGCERLMNSFGFDWPENLDCSKLPENGGTDLCVGHNETTPPEPSPSEYPPPRMPVAEFQPSWTGGPKSYGSGFMLGARDFGFVCPMQFKVPHELGYSLKVGDKVESNCGAPCDGMFFTEMERRFSRIWVGTWASVCAASCFFTFLTFLIDTDRFRYPERPIIFLSVCYLMVALAYVIGWAAGNSIACREPFPPPLDMRIQMASTITQGTKHELCTVLFMILYFFGMASSIWWVILTLTWFLAAGLKWGHEAIEANSQYFHLAAWAAPAIKTVTILAMGKVEGDILSGVCYVGLWNVEALRGFVLAPLCVYLILGTAFLLAGFVSLFRIRTVMKHDGTKTDKLEKLMIRIGIFSVLYIVPALIVIACLFYEQAYFDQWMLTWNMEMCSKPGPQSLYSMPCPVGERTRDVGKRPEFEVFMIKYVMAMIVGITSSFWVWSSKTLTSWRQFFNHIQGRRTEAYV